Proteins from one Oscillatoria nigro-viridis PCC 7112 genomic window:
- a CDS encoding FkbM family methyltransferase encodes MSQQQTGILRNSMSGSLLLAKKLGFQPGTVIDVGAALGTFNLYETFPNSRHLLIEPIAENEPYLAKICRKLKSAEYIIAAATKEAGVLTLNVSPGMVHSSISENRVTNSSDPYLRNIPAITLDGICRERNLPGPYLIKVDVDGQELDVLAGATEILQQTEYVIVEVTLFGQMYDVMSFMKSQGFAAYDIVDLSYRPVDSALWQVDMAFVKESGHFRRERGYATGEQDIEALNSHLKAYRESFIKHIETHYSDPVEPEPQVTQAVLGEDYVII; translated from the coding sequence GTGAGCCAACAACAAACAGGAATTCTCAGAAACTCGATGTCAGGCAGCTTGCTGCTGGCTAAAAAATTAGGTTTTCAACCAGGAACTGTGATTGATGTCGGTGCCGCCTTGGGAACTTTTAACCTTTACGAAACTTTCCCAAATTCGCGACATTTGCTAATTGAACCCATCGCCGAAAATGAACCTTATCTCGCAAAAATTTGCCGCAAGCTCAAAAGTGCAGAATACATTATTGCTGCAGCGACCAAAGAAGCGGGAGTTTTAACCCTCAACGTCAGTCCCGGTATGGTACATTCTTCAATTTCTGAAAATCGCGTTACTAACAGCAGCGATCCTTATTTGAGAAACATACCAGCAATTACCCTAGATGGAATATGCAGGGAAAGAAACTTGCCAGGGCCCTATTTAATTAAAGTTGATGTAGACGGACAGGAATTAGATGTTTTAGCGGGAGCAACTGAGATTTTGCAGCAGACAGAATATGTAATTGTAGAAGTTACTTTGTTCGGTCAGATGTATGATGTAATGAGTTTTATGAAGTCCCAAGGATTCGCAGCTTACGATATAGTTGATTTGTCATATCGCCCGGTTGATTCAGCTTTGTGGCAAGTTGACATGGCTTTTGTTAAGGAATCCGGTCACTTCAGAAGAGAGAGGGGTTACGCGACAGGAGAGCAGGATATCGAAGCACTGAACTCGCATCTCAAAGCTTATCGGGAAAGTTTCATCAAACACATTGAGACTCATTACAGCGACCCAGTAGAGCCGGAACCACAGGTCACTCAAGCTGTTTTGGGCGAAGATTATGTCATCATTTAA
- a CDS encoding element excision factor XisH family protein, whose translation MSARDVFHESVKSALLKDNWVITHDPLKLKFSEDDRLRIDLGAEQLLAAERGVQKIAVEVKSFLSESAMFDFHLALGQFLNYRLALRNLEPDRSLYLAVPIAAYNSFFSRALPQAAIAEYDLKLLVYDPTNEVIVEWID comes from the coding sequence ATGTCGGCTAGGGATGTTTTCCATGAGTCTGTGAAATCCGCTCTCCTGAAGGATAATTGGGTAATTACCCACGATCCGCTGAAGCTAAAGTTTAGCGAAGACGATCGGCTCAGGATTGACTTGGGGGCGGAACAGCTTTTAGCCGCAGAGCGAGGTGTGCAGAAGATTGCGGTGGAAGTTAAAAGCTTTCTGAGTGAATCAGCTATGTTTGATTTCCACCTAGCCCTCGGTCAATTTTTGAATTATCGACTAGCACTCAGAAATTTGGAGCCAGATCGATCGCTCTATTTGGCAGTTCCGATCGCTGCTTATAATTCATTTTTCTCTCGTGCTTTGCCCCAAGCGGCGATAGCTGAGTACGATTTAAAGTTGTTAGTATACGACCCTACTAATGAGGTGATTGTAGAATGGATAGATTAG
- a CDS encoding ribbon-helix-helix domain-containing protein, with protein sequence MQIVLPPEAEALIQRQLTSGKYNSAIDVILAAIKLLKQQQDIYQGRLQELQQDALIGHLASQRGEVADGATAMAQIRANLRSRDRE encoded by the coding sequence ATGCAAATTGTTTTGCCACCTGAAGCCGAAGCCCTCATACAGCGCCAACTCACCAGCGGCAAATACAACAGCGCGATCGACGTTATCCTTGCAGCCATTAAACTACTCAAACAACAGCAAGATATTTATCAAGGACGACTGCAAGAACTCCAACAAGACGCACTGATTGGACATCTTGCATCCCAACGCGGTGAAGTCGCAGACGGTGCAACCGCAATGGCACAAATTCGAGCTAATTTGCGATCGCGCGATCGAGAGTAA
- the mazG gene encoding nucleoside triphosphate pyrophosphohydrolase: protein MSNSESRSLTALEELIEVVAKLRSPDGGCPWDLAQTPQTLIPHIIEEAYETADAIRKGDKDAIVEELGDLLLQVVLQAQIASESNQFTFAEIAAGITEKLIRRHPHVFGDVEINSVDEVNENWEKIKAAEKGETSEKPPTLASKMSRYASTLPPIAAGMKISQKAAEVSFDWDSVEGVWDKFHEEMAEFEHALKHEDKAAQQSELGDIMFVLIQLARWYDLDPSAALQGTNQRFVQRFALVEANCDRPLSDYPVEEIEAIWQHAKAIVAQKGDA from the coding sequence ATGTCTAATTCTGAAAGTCGATCGCTCACAGCACTCGAAGAACTCATAGAAGTTGTGGCTAAATTGCGATCGCCAGACGGCGGATGTCCTTGGGATTTAGCCCAAACTCCCCAAACTCTAATTCCCCACATAATCGAAGAAGCTTATGAAACCGCCGACGCGATTCGCAAAGGAGATAAAGATGCGATCGTCGAAGAATTGGGCGACTTATTGTTACAGGTAGTTTTACAAGCTCAAATTGCCAGCGAATCGAATCAGTTTACCTTCGCCGAAATCGCTGCGGGCATTACCGAAAAACTGATTCGGCGCCATCCCCATGTCTTCGGCGATGTCGAGATTAACAGCGTCGATGAAGTTAACGAAAACTGGGAAAAAATCAAAGCAGCAGAAAAAGGTGAAACTTCAGAAAAGCCGCCAACTTTAGCCTCGAAAATGAGCCGTTATGCCAGCACTTTGCCGCCGATCGCCGCCGGGATGAAAATCTCTCAAAAAGCTGCGGAAGTGAGTTTTGATTGGGACAGTGTAGAGGGCGTTTGGGATAAATTTCACGAAGAAATGGCAGAATTTGAACACGCTCTCAAACACGAGGATAAGGCAGCGCAGCAGTCGGAATTGGGAGATATTATGTTTGTGTTGATTCAATTAGCTCGCTGGTACGATTTAGATCCGTCGGCTGCTTTGCAGGGAACGAATCAGCGGTTTGTGCAGCGGTTTGCCTTAGTTGAAGCCAACTGCGATCGACCTTTGTCCGATTATCCGGTGGAAGAAATAGAAGCAATTTGGCAGCATGCTAAAGCTATAGTGGCTCAAAAGGGCGATGCTTAA
- a CDS encoding XisI protein, whose protein sequence is MDRLAKYRQIVRTFLMEYSKTKPINDDIEIQVLFDTEHDHYQIVDLGWDGHNRIYSCPIHLDIRDGKVWIQRNQTDELIAQELVLMGVAREDIVLGLQPPYARQFTSYGVA, encoded by the coding sequence ATGGATAGATTAGCTAAATATCGGCAAATTGTTCGCACTTTCTTGATGGAATATAGCAAGACTAAACCGATCAATGACGACATTGAAATCCAGGTATTGTTTGACACAGAACATGACCATTATCAGATAGTAGATTTAGGTTGGGACGGTCACAATCGGATTTATAGTTGCCCGATCCACTTAGACATCAGAGATGGGAAAGTCTGGATTCAACGCAATCAAACCGATGAACTGATTGCTCAGGAGTTAGTGCTGATGGGTGTGGCGCGGGAGGATATTGTTTTGGGGCTTCAGCCTCCCTATGCAAGACAGTTTACGAGCTATGGTGTCGCTTAG
- a CDS encoding YcjF family protein — protein sequence MTLNLRRPILIGGIGLSAALWLLETLQHSGSEMGETALIGLAAAGAGYWWWKQQSPKLELALPEPLANREAAEKAIATSEAAIKLLASEAQNSAAPANLTAKLDRLRTELDRQDLRITVTGGKAVGKTTLIQVLNSNWASQHPQKLSIQETSPLFANSNADGKIGGDLVLFVTAGDITDSEFKTLSQLASAGQRVLLVWNKQDQYLPEQQSQVLHSLQQKMQGILGTKDIIAIAASPNSIKVRQHQADGTFKERIENQVSQLDALTERLTKILTEERQQLVWASAVRESASIKLEAKIFLNAVRRDRAIPIIEQYQYIAAAAVFTNPVPALDLLATTAISTQLVIDLGAIYQQKFSLDQAKTVAATLASQMLKLGLVELSTQTISGLLKSNAVTYVAGGAVQGISAAYFTRIAGLSLVEYFQSREGENAAIGILNIDQLTKTLQAVFTQNQQVSFLQSFINQVASRLSSQVSAPETVKSAAN from the coding sequence ATGACACTTAACTTGCGACGACCGATTTTGATAGGCGGAATAGGACTTTCAGCAGCGCTGTGGCTGCTGGAAACTCTACAGCATTCGGGTTCAGAAATGGGCGAAACGGCACTCATCGGCTTGGCGGCTGCCGGTGCGGGGTATTGGTGGTGGAAACAACAATCCCCCAAACTAGAACTCGCACTCCCCGAACCCCTGGCGAACCGGGAAGCCGCCGAAAAAGCGATCGCGACTTCCGAAGCCGCCATTAAATTGCTGGCTTCAGAAGCTCAAAACTCCGCCGCTCCTGCTAATCTAACAGCAAAGCTCGATCGGCTCAGAACCGAATTAGACAGACAAGATTTGCGGATTACCGTCACTGGGGGCAAAGCTGTCGGGAAAACTACCTTAATTCAAGTTTTAAATTCTAATTGGGCATCTCAACACCCGCAAAAGCTTAGCATACAAGAAACATCACCGCTGTTTGCTAATAGCAATGCCGATGGCAAAATCGGCGGTGATTTAGTGCTGTTTGTGACAGCGGGCGACATCACAGATTCCGAATTTAAAACATTATCTCAGCTAGCTTCAGCAGGTCAGCGCGTGCTGCTAGTCTGGAACAAACAAGACCAATATTTGCCAGAACAGCAGTCGCAGGTTTTGCACTCTTTGCAGCAGAAAATGCAAGGAATATTGGGAACAAAAGATATAATTGCGATCGCAGCTTCTCCCAATTCTATTAAAGTGCGCCAGCACCAAGCGGACGGCACATTTAAAGAACGCATTGAAAATCAAGTCTCTCAACTCGACGCGCTGACGGAAAGATTGACTAAAATCTTAACTGAAGAACGGCAACAGTTGGTCTGGGCGAGTGCAGTGCGCGAATCTGCAAGTATCAAGTTAGAGGCAAAAATATTCTTAAATGCAGTCAGGCGCGATCGGGCAATTCCCATTATCGAACAATATCAGTACATCGCCGCCGCCGCCGTCTTTACTAACCCGGTTCCCGCTTTAGACTTGCTAGCAACAACCGCCATCAGCACCCAACTCGTAATCGACCTCGGCGCTATCTACCAGCAAAAGTTTTCCTTAGACCAAGCTAAGACAGTAGCGGCAACTTTGGCAAGTCAAATGTTAAAATTGGGATTAGTAGAACTGTCAACTCAAACTATTTCTGGACTGCTGAAAAGCAATGCCGTCACCTATGTAGCAGGAGGCGCGGTTCAGGGAATTAGTGCAGCATATTTTACCAGAATAGCTGGACTGAGTTTAGTTGAATATTTCCAAAGTCGAGAAGGGGAAAATGCTGCAATAGGCATTTTAAATATCGACCAGTTGACTAAAACTTTACAAGCAGTATTTACGCAAAATCAGCAAGTTTCCTTCTTGCAATCTTTCATCAACCAAGTAGCGAGTCGCCTTTCATCTCAGGTATCTGCGCCCGAAACAGTTAAGTCGGCGGCCAATTAA
- a CDS encoding allophycocyanin subunit alpha-B yields MSVVSQLILQADDELRYPSTGELQSINDFFKTGEQRVRIATALSDSEKKIVEEASKKLWKKRPDFISPGGNAYGQRERALCLRDYGWYLRLITYGILAGDKEPIESIGLIGVREMYNSLGVPVPGMVEAIRCLKEASLALLNQDDAKEAAPYFDYIAQAMS; encoded by the coding sequence ATGAGCGTAGTTAGCCAATTAATTCTCCAAGCCGACGACGAACTTCGTTATCCCAGTACCGGCGAACTCCAAAGTATCAATGATTTCTTTAAAACCGGAGAACAGCGGGTGCGTATTGCTACTGCGCTGTCTGATAGTGAGAAGAAAATTGTTGAAGAAGCTAGTAAAAAACTCTGGAAAAAACGACCTGACTTTATCTCTCCTGGGGGCAATGCTTACGGCCAGCGCGAACGGGCTTTGTGTCTGCGCGATTACGGCTGGTACTTGCGCCTGATTACCTACGGTATCTTGGCGGGTGACAAGGAGCCGATCGAAAGCATCGGTTTGATTGGCGTTCGGGAAATGTATAATTCTCTGGGCGTTCCTGTTCCTGGCATGGTCGAAGCTATCCGCTGTTTGAAGGAAGCTTCTTTGGCTTTGCTCAATCAGGATGATGCTAAGGAAGCAGCTCCTTATTTTGATTATATCGCTCAGGCAATGTCTTAA
- a CDS encoding ATP-dependent 6-phosphofructokinase translates to MGEQKCIGILTSGGDCAGLNAVIRAVVYRATGTYNWKVMGIRQATNGLMSRPPEAIPLDIEKVDSWLTIGGTMLGTTNKGDPFAFPMPDGTVRDRSDDIIEGYHQLGLDALIGIGGDGSLAILRKIAQHGNLNLVAIPKTIDNDVGITERSIGFDTAVNIATEALDRLHFTAASHSRVMIVEVMGRDAGHIAISAGISGGADIILIPEIPYTIAKICATIQERQDRGKNYCLIVVAEAVRTEEGELMMHTNRLGQSRLGGIGQYLADTISDCSGAETRVTVLGHTQRGGTPSPLERLVASAFGVAAVDLIAEEKYDCMVSWQKREVVSVPLEKAIARYSPVEFNGTLVKTARGLGICLGD, encoded by the coding sequence ATGGGAGAACAAAAATGTATCGGTATCCTCACTAGCGGAGGTGACTGTGCAGGCTTAAACGCAGTTATTCGAGCCGTTGTCTACCGCGCAACGGGAACTTACAATTGGAAAGTGATGGGGATTCGTCAAGCCACCAACGGATTGATGAGTCGTCCCCCTGAAGCAATTCCCTTGGATATTGAGAAAGTAGACTCGTGGCTCACCATTGGCGGTACGATGCTAGGCACGACAAATAAGGGCGACCCTTTTGCTTTCCCGATGCCGGATGGGACTGTACGCGATCGTTCTGACGACATTATCGAAGGCTATCATCAACTAGGTCTGGATGCCTTAATTGGAATTGGTGGCGACGGCAGTCTCGCCATTCTCAGGAAGATTGCTCAACACGGCAATTTGAATTTAGTTGCTATTCCTAAAACTATTGATAATGATGTCGGAATTACCGAGCGTTCCATCGGTTTTGATACTGCTGTCAATATTGCCACTGAAGCACTCGACCGCTTGCATTTTACTGCGGCCAGTCACAGTCGCGTCATGATTGTTGAAGTCATGGGACGCGACGCCGGACATATTGCGATCAGTGCCGGAATTTCTGGGGGAGCTGATATAATTCTGATTCCCGAAATCCCTTACACAATTGCCAAAATCTGTGCCACAATCCAAGAACGCCAAGACCGGGGAAAAAACTACTGTTTAATTGTAGTAGCGGAGGCAGTTCGCACTGAAGAAGGCGAGTTAATGATGCACACAAATCGCTTAGGTCAAAGTCGATTAGGCGGAATTGGTCAGTATTTAGCTGATACAATTTCTGACTGCAGCGGTGCAGAAACTCGCGTCACCGTTTTGGGACACACTCAACGCGGGGGAACACCTTCACCGCTAGAAAGATTAGTTGCTTCTGCTTTTGGCGTGGCAGCAGTTGATTTAATTGCCGAAGAGAAATACGACTGCATGGTATCTTGGCAAAAGCGGGAAGTTGTGAGCGTTCCCCTGGAAAAGGCGATCGCCAGATACAGTCCTGTAGAATTCAATGGTACTCTGGTTAAAACTGCCCGCGGTTTGGGAATTTGTCTGGGAGACTAA
- a CDS encoding metal-binding protein translates to MPSGRTHDRITMWSLPAVAALTFGQTQSSNLTLLVSGSFLFGGLMFGPDLDIYSCQYQRWGWFKPIWLPYQKSLRHRSFLSHGPLIGTALRILYLAIWIAVFGVLGLAIAEKVGNLGGNWQDVVLSCGRSIWEHHIEILAVYIGLELGAMSHYLSDWGGSAYKRFKKKGLSGLRPPKTIKRPKIKAPTRTSSKSIAEGRRKKEEGRRKK, encoded by the coding sequence ATGCCCTCTGGCCGCACCCACGATCGAATAACCATGTGGAGTTTGCCCGCTGTGGCAGCCCTCACCTTTGGCCAGACTCAGAGCAGCAACCTGACTTTGCTCGTTTCCGGCAGTTTCTTATTCGGCGGGCTGATGTTTGGGCCCGACTTGGATATCTACTCCTGCCAGTATCAGCGCTGGGGATGGTTCAAACCGATTTGGCTCCCGTACCAAAAAAGCCTGCGCCACCGCTCTTTTTTGTCCCACGGCCCTCTGATCGGCACTGCTTTGCGAATCTTGTACCTCGCTATCTGGATCGCGGTTTTCGGAGTGTTGGGATTGGCAATTGCCGAAAAAGTCGGGAACTTAGGCGGGAATTGGCAGGATGTGGTTTTGAGTTGCGGTCGATCGATCTGGGAACACCACATCGAAATTTTAGCCGTTTACATCGGTCTAGAATTGGGCGCTATGAGCCACTATCTGAGCGATTGGGGCGGCTCGGCTTACAAAAGATTCAAAAAGAAAGGATTGAGCGGGTTGCGCCCTCCTAAGACAATTAAGAGGCCCAAAATCAAAGCTCCCACTCGCACATCTAGCAAATCCATAGCAGAAGGAAGAAGGAAGAAGGAAGAAGGAAGAAGGAAGAAGTAA
- a CDS encoding Uma2 family endonuclease, with translation MIQTPPKILTFEQFLEDKSENRCYELHDGVMVEMQPTGEHEDITAYLVQEFTLLYTQLQLPYRIPSKALVKPPAKDTGYIPDVLLLNRQALASEPLWLKSATITQGTSIPLLVEVVSTNWRDDYLKKLADYEMMGILEYWIADYAGFGGIRHIGDPKQPTLSVCQLVDGEYRITQFRGSDRIISPTFPNMELNVDQIFRGGA, from the coding sequence ATGATACAAACTCCACCAAAAATACTAACCTTTGAACAATTTCTAGAAGATAAATCCGAAAACAGATGCTACGAACTCCACGACGGGGTAATGGTTGAAATGCAGCCAACAGGAGAACACGAAGATATCACAGCATACCTTGTTCAAGAATTTACCCTGCTCTACACCCAACTGCAACTGCCATACCGTATTCCCTCGAAAGCGCTAGTTAAGCCACCAGCTAAAGATACAGGGTATATCCCTGATGTTTTGCTATTAAACCGTCAGGCTTTAGCATCTGAACCCTTATGGTTGAAGTCAGCCACAATCACCCAAGGAACATCTATCCCGCTACTTGTTGAAGTTGTCAGTACCAACTGGCGCGACGATTATCTAAAAAAGTTGGCAGATTACGAAATGATGGGAATCCTCGAATATTGGATTGCGGATTATGCTGGATTCGGCGGTATACGTCATATTGGCGACCCCAAACAACCAACGCTTTCGGTTTGCCAGCTTGTGGACGGAGAGTATAGGATTACACAGTTCAGAGGGAGCGATCGCATTATTTCACCTACATTTCCCAATATGGAACTCAACGTCGATCAAATTTTCCGAGGCGGAGCCTAG
- the ygfZ gene encoding CAF17-like 4Fe-4S cluster assembly/insertion protein YgfZ, which produces MIQELHDIQAAAGATFAELTTKEIVPVSFGNDAEAIAATKQGVALYDRTHWGRIQISDSDRLRFLHNQSTNNFNILKPGQGCDTVFVTSTARTIDLATAYATEDAVLLLVSPNRRRQLLELLDRYIFPMDRVELTDLTDTTVAFSFLGPESTQLLDKIGVTELENQPYATHKLIHFAGREVRVAVGSGLATLGYTLIAQACDAANLWQELVKAGAVPMGDRVWEQLRIEQGRPAPDFELTDDYNPLEARLLHTITYDKGCYIGQETIARLNTYKGVKQQLWGVQLSGAVEPGTTVTIEEEKVGKLTSFTETESGFFGLAYIRTKAGGEGLKVQVGSVSGEVVNVPFLSL; this is translated from the coding sequence ATGATTCAAGAATTGCACGACATTCAAGCAGCGGCAGGTGCTACTTTTGCAGAGTTAACAACCAAAGAAATTGTGCCAGTCAGTTTTGGTAACGACGCAGAAGCGATCGCAGCAACGAAACAAGGTGTGGCTTTGTACGATCGCACTCACTGGGGACGCATTCAAATCTCAGACAGCGATCGCCTCCGGTTCTTGCACAATCAAAGTACCAATAACTTCAATATACTCAAACCCGGTCAAGGTTGCGATACCGTTTTCGTCACATCCACCGCCCGGACGATCGACCTCGCCACCGCTTACGCTACAGAAGATGCCGTACTGCTGCTAGTTTCGCCCAACCGCCGCCGCCAACTACTGGAATTGCTCGATCGCTATATTTTCCCAATGGATCGCGTCGAGTTAACAGATTTAACCGATACAACTGTTGCTTTCAGTTTCCTCGGCCCGGAAAGCACTCAACTATTAGACAAAATCGGAGTTACCGAACTAGAAAATCAACCTTACGCTACCCACAAATTGATACATTTTGCAGGTAGGGAAGTCCGAGTTGCGGTGGGTAGCGGTTTAGCAACTCTCGGATACACGTTAATTGCACAAGCTTGCGATGCAGCCAATTTGTGGCAGGAATTAGTCAAAGCTGGGGCCGTACCGATGGGCGATCGAGTTTGGGAACAACTGCGAATCGAACAAGGACGCCCCGCCCCCGATTTTGAACTCACAGACGATTACAACCCCCTAGAAGCCCGTCTTTTACACACGATTACCTATGACAAAGGCTGCTACATCGGTCAAGAAACAATTGCCCGGTTGAACACCTACAAAGGAGTCAAACAGCAACTTTGGGGCGTTCAGTTGAGCGGTGCGGTTGAACCCGGAACAACAGTCACAATCGAGGAGGAAAAAGTCGGCAAACTCACCAGTTTTACGGAAACTGAATCTGGCTTTTTTGGTCTTGCTTACATCCGCACAAAAGCGGGCGGCGAAGGACTGAAAGTGCAAGTCGGATCGGTGTCAGGGGAAGTAGTAAACGTGCCTTTTTTAAGTTTGTAA
- a CDS encoding helix-turn-helix transcriptional regulator codes for MTSSDEMFAEAANNWDLERLYKAMAEAKWQVSPRARKGLTEREKLFLRGLLCGHSPAEIASQLHQSRKGVEVYVSKTLYQYFKKITDVPNEKVSNWRNIHNWLEEAGYKTMPSVKSHSSNYSPQIPLVNIVNIGLNNQTHTITIDIHLQLTLPSLSEATMTEDMDTKDRPSTNQSN; via the coding sequence ATGACATCCAGCGACGAGATGTTTGCCGAAGCTGCGAATAACTGGGACTTGGAAAGGCTCTACAAAGCTATGGCAGAAGCCAAGTGGCAAGTATCTCCTCGTGCCAGAAAGGGACTTACAGAACGAGAAAAGCTTTTTCTCCGAGGTTTGCTCTGCGGTCACAGTCCTGCGGAAATAGCTAGCCAACTCCATCAAAGTCGTAAAGGTGTTGAGGTTTATGTATCTAAAACTTTATATCAATACTTCAAAAAAATTACAGATGTACCTAACGAAAAGGTAAGCAACTGGAGAAATATTCATAACTGGCTAGAGGAAGCTGGATATAAAACTATGCCCTCTGTTAAATCTCACTCAAGCAATTATTCACCCCAAATTCCGTTAGTAAACATAGTTAACATAGGTTTGAATAATCAAACTCATACCATAACAATTGACATTCACCTCCAACTAACATTACCTTCGCTTTCAGAAGCAACAATGACAGAAGACATGGATACAAAAGATCGCCCCTCAACAAACCAATCTAACTGA
- a CDS encoding helix-turn-helix domain-containing protein — translation MSGLSNKAVVDNRQELRPVRFTETGRMRLGKILKAARQTTGWSVSETEFKTKGYEEALFTATNQPVPKDVGISAATVNRYERGKLDNLDWRSLSLLCFVLKPIDPVTGQALEPTNALYIACEHPPYNDAKLYE, via the coding sequence ATGTCAGGACTCTCTAACAAGGCTGTGGTAGATAATCGGCAGGAATTGCGTCCCGTTCGCTTCACGGAAACGGGGCGGATGCGTTTGGGGAAGATTTTAAAAGCAGCAAGACAGACAACAGGCTGGTCTGTCAGCGAAACAGAGTTCAAAACAAAGGGATATGAAGAGGCGCTGTTCACAGCTACAAATCAACCCGTACCCAAAGATGTGGGTATCAGTGCCGCAACAGTCAACCGTTACGAACGCGGGAAGCTGGATAATTTGGATTGGCGATCGCTCTCTCTGTTATGCTTTGTTCTCAAGCCGATCGATCCGGTGACAGGGCAGGCCCTGGAACCGACAAATGCTTTATATATCGCGTGCGAACATCCGCCGTACAATGATGCCAAGCTCTACGAGTAG
- the rlmD gene encoding 23S rRNA (uracil(1939)-C(5))-methyltransferase RlmD — protein sequence MTKSKFPTPNSTKLANPCQQGQLIEIEITDLTDTGDGVGRFGELVVFVPDTVTGDRVLVRLVQVKSTYATGKLDTLLETSEHRIRANCIVADKCGGCQWQHVNYQYQLAAKQNQITQALERIGGFSNPPVDEILTGKIEGFPQFLGYRNKATYPVAISATGQVQAGYYQKSTHKLVNLNQCPVQDPRLNPLLKEVKEDIHWRDWQVYDEKKHTGELRHLSLRIGRRTGEMLLTLIVRTGDLPGIEEQASEWLKQYPQLAGVCLNINPAQTNVIFGTETRCVAGRSYLRESFAGMNFQLRADTFFQVNTEAAEALLEVMVGELNLQGNEVLVDAFCGIGTFTLPLAKQVKIAIGLEVQAAAIEQAQLNAELNDVRNVEFQVGTVESLLPSLGLTPDIVLLDPPRKGCDRAVLEAIEEIKPNRIVYVSCKPATLARDLKILCENGDYKLARVQPADFFPQTSHVECAAFLVR from the coding sequence GTGACCAAATCTAAATTCCCCACCCCAAACTCGACGAAATTGGCAAACCCTTGCCAGCAAGGTCAACTGATTGAGATAGAGATTACTGACTTGACAGACACCGGCGACGGAGTTGGTCGTTTTGGCGAGTTAGTAGTCTTTGTGCCCGATACCGTGACGGGCGATCGAGTCCTTGTCCGCCTCGTGCAAGTCAAATCCACCTATGCTACAGGCAAGCTGGACACACTTCTGGAAACCTCCGAACACCGCATTCGAGCTAACTGCATTGTCGCCGACAAGTGCGGCGGCTGTCAGTGGCAGCACGTAAATTATCAATATCAGCTTGCAGCCAAGCAAAATCAAATCACTCAAGCGTTAGAACGGATTGGCGGATTTAGCAATCCGCCAGTTGATGAAATCTTAACGGGAAAAATCGAGGGATTTCCCCAATTTTTGGGATACCGCAACAAAGCGACTTATCCAGTCGCAATATCTGCGACAGGTCAAGTCCAAGCAGGTTACTATCAAAAAAGCACCCACAAATTAGTCAATCTCAATCAGTGTCCGGTGCAAGACCCGCGCCTCAATCCTTTGTTAAAAGAAGTCAAAGAAGACATCCACTGGCGGGATTGGCAAGTCTACGACGAAAAGAAACATACAGGAGAATTGCGTCACTTGTCCTTGCGGATCGGACGGCGCACCGGCGAGATGCTGCTAACTTTAATAGTTCGGACTGGAGACTTGCCGGGAATCGAAGAGCAAGCATCAGAGTGGCTGAAACAATATCCTCAACTGGCAGGGGTTTGTTTGAATATAAATCCCGCTCAAACTAATGTGATTTTTGGTACCGAAACTCGCTGCGTTGCGGGTCGTTCTTATCTGCGAGAAAGCTTTGCTGGGATGAATTTTCAGCTAAGAGCCGATACTTTTTTTCAGGTAAATACAGAGGCGGCTGAAGCGTTGTTAGAGGTGATGGTAGGAGAATTGAATTTGCAGGGAAACGAGGTTTTGGTTGATGCTTTCTGCGGAATTGGTACTTTTACTTTACCCCTGGCAAAACAAGTAAAAATAGCCATAGGTCTAGAAGTGCAAGCGGCGGCGATCGAACAAGCCCAATTAAATGCTGAGTTAAATGACGTGAGAAATGTCGAGTTTCAGGTAGGAACTGTAGAGAGTTTGCTGCCTTCCTTGGGATTGACACCGGATATTGTGCTGCTAGATCCGCCGAGGAAAGGGTGCGATCGCGCGGTTTTGGAAGCGATCGAGGAAATCAAACCAAATCGTATTGTTTATGTTAGCTGCAAGCCTGCTACTTTGGCTCGCGACCTGAAGATTTTGTGCGAAAATGGGGATTATAAGTTAGCGCGAGTGCAGCCGGCGGATTTCTTTCCTCAGACTTCTCATGTTGAGTGTGCGGCGTTTTTGGTGCGGTGA